One genomic window of Luteitalea pratensis includes the following:
- a CDS encoding ECF-type sigma factor translates to MPDPDDRPAIEEAAGDITNLLRAWSGGDHGALDRLAEQVYPELRRIARRYMKNERQANTLQSTALIHEVYLRLVDVRRFDCRERAQFYAMAAQMMRRILVDAARARAAKKRGGSAVRVNIDDTAVLSPSPDRSILALDEALTAFSRLAPRQAMVVELRYFGGLTEEEIVAALDISPRTVRRDWDFAKACLSRELNT, encoded by the coding sequence GTGCCCGATCCTGACGACCGCCCAGCTATCGAGGAAGCCGCTGGAGACATCACCAATCTCCTGAGGGCGTGGAGCGGCGGCGATCACGGGGCGCTCGATCGGCTGGCGGAGCAGGTCTATCCCGAACTGCGCCGGATCGCTCGCCGGTACATGAAGAACGAACGCCAGGCCAACACCCTGCAGTCCACCGCGTTGATCCACGAGGTGTACCTGCGGCTCGTCGACGTGCGCAGGTTCGACTGTCGCGAGCGCGCACAGTTCTACGCGATGGCGGCGCAGATGATGCGGCGCATCCTGGTGGACGCGGCGCGCGCCCGTGCTGCGAAGAAGCGAGGCGGTTCGGCAGTCCGAGTGAACATCGACGACACGGCGGTGTTGTCGCCGTCGCCCGACCGGTCGATCCTCGCGCTGGACGAGGCGCTCACAGCCTTCTCCCGCCTTGCGCCGCGGCAGGCCATGGTCGTCGAACTGCGTTATTTCGGCGGCTTGACCGAGGAGGAGATTGTCGCGGCGCTCGACATCTCACCACGCACCGTCAGACGCGACTGGGATTTCGCCAAAGCCTGTCTGTCCCGCGAGCTGAACACGTAG
- a CDS encoding SRPBCC family protein produces MSIAPAWECHRSVEAEVPASVAWAFMTDISNWNDPPAEFALEGQFVEGTRGTTQMPGRPLASWTIRDVEPGRGYTIEGGSFLERAVLLAHWRFDPLSERTARLTQRIELLGENAAAYVDEIKSLFEPNLESGLRRIAQRMAASR; encoded by the coding sequence ATGAGCATCGCACCAGCATGGGAATGTCACCGTTCCGTCGAAGCTGAAGTGCCAGCGTCGGTCGCTTGGGCGTTCATGACAGACATCAGCAACTGGAACGACCCACCCGCGGAGTTTGCTTTGGAGGGCCAATTCGTTGAGGGCACGCGAGGCACGACCCAGATGCCGGGACGGCCACTGGCCTCCTGGACCATTCGTGACGTAGAACCTGGCCGTGGCTACACGATTGAAGGCGGCTCCTTCTTGGAACGAGCGGTGCTCCTTGCCCACTGGCGGTTCGATCCGCTGTCGGAGCGCACGGCACGACTCACACAACGGATCGAATTGCTCGGTGAGAATGCCGCCGCCTACGTCGACGAAATCAAGTCGCTATTCGAGCCGAACCTGGAGTCAGGGTTACGAAGGATCGCGCAGAGAATGGCGGCATCACGGTAG
- a CDS encoding toll/interleukin-1 receptor domain-containing protein, with protein sequence MSEVFISYAHADDLPFAEDTPGWVTALADRLEKSLMMRRGGSRVAVWMDHRLEPEKQVDGALRDRVRRAECFVAVLSPRYLESPWCRKELDAFIAHAGEQGERVFLLEMSPTSREEWPRGIRNLSARKFWAQGFDDPTAMPLGWPVADPAQDRPYWRALNELSHFVSARLQAAGAVTRDDDARCVWIADPTDHVLESWERLAGALRQQGYTVRPSAPGEYPTAREDDYRAALEADLTAADTFVQLLGPHPGRRPSWSELPYTMLQAAAARATSTNRSQAFSLWRSPDVQLGTITNPEYAQLLTGAAAGGLEDFQRHVLSRLAPKPFVDTLSRPIAAPESATMGALSICVSADGPDRELGQRVRDVLFTLGADVSLTPEPAPDQPPAQWRQDYETILGASHGVVIIYGSTPPSWVQAQVQAARKLLARTRRGVWGALLDGPPGGQPDHGVRSHNVVLLDCRNGVAPEPLKLFLDTLRSGGTEASAAHA encoded by the coding sequence ATGTCCGAAGTGTTCATCAGTTACGCGCACGCCGATGACCTGCCATTCGCCGAAGACACTCCCGGCTGGGTCACTGCGCTTGCAGACAGGCTCGAGAAGTCGCTGATGATGCGCCGCGGCGGCAGCCGCGTCGCCGTGTGGATGGATCACCGTCTCGAGCCGGAGAAACAGGTCGATGGAGCATTGCGCGACCGCGTTCGACGTGCCGAGTGCTTCGTCGCCGTGCTCTCACCGCGCTACCTCGAATCGCCGTGGTGCAGAAAGGAGCTGGATGCCTTCATCGCGCATGCCGGCGAGCAGGGCGAGCGCGTGTTCCTCCTGGAAATGTCGCCAACGTCGCGGGAGGAGTGGCCGCGGGGGATCCGCAACCTCTCGGCGCGCAAGTTCTGGGCACAGGGGTTCGATGACCCGACGGCGATGCCGCTCGGCTGGCCCGTGGCCGATCCCGCGCAGGATCGCCCCTACTGGCGCGCGCTGAACGAGCTCTCGCACTTCGTGTCCGCCCGGCTTCAGGCAGCCGGCGCTGTCACCCGCGACGACGACGCGCGCTGTGTCTGGATCGCCGACCCCACCGACCATGTGCTCGAGTCGTGGGAGCGACTCGCAGGTGCGCTGCGCCAGCAGGGGTACACCGTCAGGCCCTCGGCGCCCGGCGAGTATCCCACGGCGCGGGAGGACGACTATCGCGCTGCTCTCGAGGCCGATCTCACGGCGGCCGACACGTTCGTCCAGCTGCTCGGACCGCATCCGGGACGCAGGCCGTCCTGGAGCGAATTGCCATACACGATGCTCCAGGCGGCCGCCGCGCGAGCCACGAGTACCAACCGCTCGCAGGCGTTTTCGTTGTGGCGATCGCCGGACGTCCAGCTCGGGACCATCACGAATCCCGAGTACGCGCAGCTGTTGACCGGCGCCGCCGCTGGCGGCCTCGAGGACTTCCAGAGGCACGTGCTGTCGCGACTGGCGCCCAAGCCGTTCGTCGACACCTTGAGCCGTCCCATCGCCGCCCCGGAAAGCGCCACGATGGGAGCGCTCTCGATCTGTGTGAGCGCGGACGGGCCGGACCGTGAGCTCGGGCAGCGGGTGCGCGACGTGCTTTTCACGCTGGGCGCCGATGTCAGCCTGACCCCGGAACCCGCGCCCGATCAGCCGCCAGCGCAGTGGCGGCAGGACTACGAGACGATCCTTGGCGCGAGTCACGGCGTCGTGATCATCTATGGCTCCACGCCGCCCAGCTGGGTGCAGGCACAGGTCCAGGCGGCGCGCAAACTGCTGGCGCGCACGAGACGCGGCGTGTGGGGCGCACTGCTCGATGGGCCGCCAGGCGGACAGCCCGATCACGGCGTGCGCAGCCACAACGTGGTCCTGCTCGACTGCCGCAACGGCGTCGCGCCGGAACCACTGAAACTTTTCCTCGATACGCTGCGGAGCGGCGGCACGGAAGCAAGCGCAGCCCATGCATGA
- a CDS encoding glycoside hydrolase family 19 protein: MHDTGRHASPYPGLRPFASHEADLFFGRETHTDRLLEILKREHFLAIVGPSGSGKSSLMRAGLLPALEMGNLGSGTDWRIAVLRPGSEPMRSLASALLRPGVFGASLGSTPSSAPGRTTDLTAMVEAELRRGPLGLLHASAEALAPTNADGPRANLLVVVDQFEEIFTYAEADEEHADDSDLFVNLLLEARAVSDAHIYVVLTMRTDFLGNCVRFPLLPDAINRAQYLTPRLTRAEMELAIEGPAQVFGGSVDVALMTELINATRTNSDQLPVLQHALSRMWAIAAGRNPQAPHVGWDEAHEVGGLSGALDQHAEAVLRDVLGVIGEERIGLVESLFAAITERRGAADGGQDVRRPQRLARIAHACGLGADWQPLVPIVGAFSAPGVSLLQHGPELNSHSVIDLAHEALMRQWHRLARWVDAEARRRNDYLRWRDRALEHEHERAGLLEGVTLARAVEWLKGDPKLGDRGWRPTAAWASRYSPVAPETEFQRTTSFIELSTEAQQAREEQMRVAAEQQRRAVIQRATAAEDSARRARRQLLAMTAFALLVVALAFTATYFAVRARRSADQAAQAEARAQLAQAQAEESARRLDEQLARRETASPVTPTAGGAAPAAAATPSDPRPVPPPPPPSPTASRPVLVPDATTAAAAPTPVPGVEAEPAGAAPPGAVATAPPGTAPATDVTKPPGPRAGNESAVARLTLADLEKIMPASTVASRSAFLAPLNDAMVEFDINTQLRVGHFLGQVSFESGDLRYLQEQWGPTSAQRRYEPPAALASSLGNTEPGDGKKYLGRGIFQIVGRRNYTQLGQLLKLNLVDNPELAARPDVAARTAAAFWVQRGLSKLADADDVTGITRRISGGMLGLETRRRAVDRAKAVLLPAAP; encoded by the coding sequence ATGCATGACACCGGGCGCCACGCCTCGCCTTATCCGGGGTTGCGGCCGTTTGCGTCGCACGAAGCCGATCTCTTCTTCGGCCGCGAGACGCATACAGATCGTCTCCTCGAGATTCTCAAGCGGGAGCACTTCCTGGCCATCGTCGGCCCTTCAGGTTCGGGCAAGAGCAGTCTCATGCGCGCGGGCCTGTTGCCCGCCCTGGAGATGGGTAACCTCGGATCGGGCACCGACTGGCGTATCGCTGTGCTGCGTCCCGGCAGTGAGCCGATGCGCAGCCTGGCGAGCGCGCTGCTTCGACCTGGCGTGTTCGGCGCCTCACTCGGATCGACGCCCTCTTCCGCCCCTGGCAGGACGACCGACCTCACGGCGATGGTCGAAGCGGAGTTGCGGCGCGGTCCGCTGGGCCTGCTGCACGCAAGCGCCGAGGCCCTCGCGCCGACGAACGCGGACGGCCCGCGCGCGAACCTGCTGGTCGTCGTCGATCAGTTCGAGGAAATCTTCACGTACGCAGAGGCTGACGAGGAACACGCCGACGACTCCGACCTGTTCGTGAACCTGCTGCTCGAGGCGCGCGCGGTCAGCGACGCACACATCTACGTCGTACTGACGATGCGCACGGACTTCCTCGGCAACTGCGTGCGCTTCCCCCTGTTGCCAGATGCAATCAACCGCGCCCAGTACCTCACGCCGCGGCTGACGCGTGCCGAGATGGAACTGGCCATCGAAGGACCGGCGCAGGTGTTCGGCGGCTCGGTGGATGTGGCGCTCATGACCGAGTTGATCAACGCCACCCGCACGAACTCCGATCAGCTGCCGGTGCTCCAGCATGCGCTCTCACGCATGTGGGCGATTGCGGCCGGACGCAACCCGCAGGCGCCACACGTCGGATGGGATGAGGCGCACGAGGTGGGCGGGCTCTCTGGCGCGCTCGATCAGCACGCGGAAGCCGTGCTGCGCGACGTGCTGGGCGTCATCGGCGAGGAACGCATCGGACTGGTCGAATCGCTCTTCGCGGCGATCACCGAACGGCGCGGCGCGGCCGACGGCGGGCAGGACGTGCGTCGCCCGCAGCGACTCGCGCGCATCGCACATGCCTGCGGATTGGGGGCGGACTGGCAGCCGCTCGTGCCCATCGTCGGTGCCTTTTCCGCGCCAGGCGTGAGCCTGTTACAACATGGACCCGAGCTGAACAGCCACAGCGTCATCGATCTCGCGCACGAGGCGCTGATGCGGCAGTGGCACCGGCTCGCGCGCTGGGTGGATGCCGAGGCTCGCCGGCGCAACGATTATCTGCGCTGGCGTGACCGTGCGCTCGAGCACGAGCACGAGCGCGCCGGCCTGCTCGAGGGCGTGACGCTTGCGCGCGCCGTCGAATGGCTGAAGGGCGACCCGAAGCTGGGTGACCGCGGGTGGCGGCCCACGGCCGCATGGGCCTCTCGATATTCACCGGTGGCGCCGGAGACCGAGTTCCAGCGGACGACGTCGTTCATCGAGCTGAGCACCGAGGCGCAGCAGGCTCGCGAAGAGCAAATGCGTGTTGCCGCCGAACAACAGCGCCGCGCCGTGATCCAGCGCGCGACGGCTGCCGAGGACTCGGCACGGCGGGCACGGCGGCAGTTGCTGGCGATGACGGCGTTCGCACTGCTGGTCGTGGCGCTCGCCTTCACGGCCACCTACTTTGCAGTGCGGGCACGTCGTTCCGCCGACCAGGCCGCCCAGGCCGAGGCACGTGCGCAGCTCGCCCAGGCGCAGGCAGAAGAGTCGGCGCGGCGGCTCGACGAGCAGCTGGCGCGACGCGAGACCGCATCTCCTGTCACGCCGACCGCTGGCGGCGCGGCCCCCGCGGCCGCGGCCACACCCAGCGACCCTCGCCCGGTTCCGCCGCCGCCTCCGCCATCGCCCACCGCCTCAAGGCCGGTACTGGTGCCGGACGCGACGACGGCTGCCGCGGCTCCCACGCCCGTGCCGGGCGTCGAAGCGGAGCCGGCGGGAGCAGCACCGCCGGGCGCAGTGGCGACCGCGCCACCAGGGACCGCTCCTGCGACGGACGTGACCAAGCCGCCCGGTCCACGCGCGGGCAACGAGTCCGCGGTCGCGCGCCTGACGCTCGCGGATCTCGAGAAGATCATGCCCGCGAGCACGGTGGCCTCACGGAGCGCATTCCTGGCCCCGCTGAACGACGCCATGGTGGAGTTCGACATCAACACGCAACTTCGCGTCGGGCATTTCCTCGGGCAGGTGTCGTTCGAGAGCGGCGACCTGCGCTATCTGCAGGAGCAATGGGGACCGACGTCGGCACAGCGGCGTTACGAGCCGCCTGCCGCACTCGCCAGCAGCCTTGGCAACACCGAGCCGGGCGACGGCAAGAAGTATCTCGGGCGCGGCATCTTCCAGATCGTCGGCCGGCGCAATTACACGCAGCTTGGTCAGTTGCTGAAGCTGAACCTCGTGGACAACCCGGAGCTCGCGGCGCGGCCGGACGTCGCGGCGCGAACCGCCGCCGCGTTCTGGGTGCAGCGTGGTCTCAGCAAGCTCGCGGATGCCGACGACGTCACCGGCATCACGCGACGGATCTCGGGCGGGATGCTCGGCCTCGAGACGCGCAGGCGCGCCGTCGATCGCGCCAAGGCGGTGCTGTTGCCGGCAGCGCCATGA
- a CDS encoding alpha/beta fold hydrolase, whose translation MTTRVASLVLALFLLSAPTLLAQPPDVFERVEHGYAVSESGVKIHYATLGSGPLVVMIHGFPDFWYSWRHQMAALSESFQVVAIDQRGYNLSDKPKGVEQYDMRLLVADVAAVIRHLGRDKATIVGHDWGGMVAWQFAMQVPAMTERLIVLNLPHPRGLVRELQTNPEQIKNSAYARAFQDGSPTDAAVFFGQAMTPQTLSGWVRDPEARKRYIDAFGRSDFTAMLNYYKANYPKASGSDLAPLPDLPKVKAPVLMFHGLDDRALHANGLSGTWDWLEQDLTLVTVPGAGHFVQQDAADLVTSTMKWWLTMRRR comes from the coding sequence ATGACGACACGTGTGGCCAGCCTGGTGCTGGCCCTCTTCCTGCTGTCCGCGCCCACCCTGCTCGCCCAGCCACCGGATGTCTTCGAGCGGGTCGAGCACGGCTACGCGGTGTCCGAGAGCGGCGTGAAGATCCACTACGCAACGCTCGGCAGCGGCCCGCTGGTCGTGATGATTCACGGCTTCCCGGACTTCTGGTATTCGTGGCGTCACCAGATGGCGGCACTGTCGGAGTCGTTTCAGGTCGTGGCCATCGATCAGCGTGGCTACAACCTGAGCGACAAGCCGAAGGGTGTCGAGCAGTACGACATGCGGCTGCTCGTCGCCGATGTCGCTGCGGTCATCCGCCACCTCGGTCGCGACAAGGCCACCATCGTCGGTCACGACTGGGGTGGCATGGTCGCCTGGCAGTTCGCCATGCAGGTGCCGGCGATGACCGAGCGGCTCATCGTGCTGAACCTGCCGCATCCGCGTGGCCTCGTCCGTGAATTGCAGACGAACCCGGAGCAGATCAAGAACAGCGCGTACGCGCGCGCGTTCCAGGACGGGTCGCCGACCGACGCGGCCGTCTTCTTCGGGCAGGCGATGACCCCACAGACGTTGTCTGGGTGGGTCCGCGACCCCGAAGCGCGCAAGCGGTATATCGACGCCTTCGGACGCTCGGACTTCACGGCCATGCTGAACTACTACAAGGCCAACTACCCGAAGGCGTCGGGATCGGATCTTGCCCCCTTGCCGGACCTCCCGAAGGTCAAGGCCCCGGTGCTGATGTTCCACGGCCTGGACGACCGTGCGCTTCATGCCAACGGGCTGTCCGGCACGTGGGATTGGCTCGAGCAGGACCTGACGCTCGTCACCGTCCCGGGCGCAGGCCACTTCGTGCAGCAGGATGCGGCCGACCTGGTCACGTCGACCATGAAGTGGTGGCTGACCATGCGGAGGCGATGA
- a CDS encoding mannonate dehydratase, whose product MKAGTQHGHTDAILRACAGFGVNNICSSLPSPKLDNAWTVDSLSRLKERVESFGISLDMVPLPLSSYEISRSESPAVLLGGPDRDRQIDDICQMIRNAARAGIMQAKYNLTFIGIPRTTPARGRGPSTYSTFVYAEGTQDPPLTIAGSVNADLYWERITYFLERVVPVAEQYKVRIGCHPQDPGMPRGKGWRGVETVLGSVDGLKRFVSIKESPYHGLNFCQGTVSEMLEKPGEEIFDVIRYFGTRKKIFSVHFRNIAGGFLNFRETFIDDGDVNMLEAMRVYKEVGYDGMMMPDHVPHVEGDTGQVQGFAFAFGYIKALIAAVNAEGC is encoded by the coding sequence ATGAAAGCTGGCACCCAGCATGGACACACGGATGCGATTCTGCGTGCCTGTGCCGGCTTCGGTGTGAACAACATCTGCAGCAGCCTGCCATCGCCGAAACTCGATAACGCCTGGACCGTGGATTCGCTGAGCCGGCTCAAGGAGCGCGTCGAGTCGTTCGGTATTTCGCTCGACATGGTGCCCCTGCCGCTGAGCTCGTACGAGATCTCGCGTTCCGAGAGCCCCGCGGTTCTCCTGGGTGGTCCCGATCGGGATCGGCAAATCGACGACATCTGCCAGATGATCCGCAATGCCGCGCGGGCCGGCATCATGCAGGCGAAATACAACCTGACGTTCATCGGCATTCCGCGAACCACGCCGGCCAGAGGCCGGGGACCGTCGACCTACAGCACGTTCGTGTACGCCGAGGGCACGCAGGACCCACCGCTGACGATTGCCGGATCGGTCAATGCGGATCTCTATTGGGAGCGGATCACCTACTTCCTCGAGCGTGTGGTTCCCGTCGCCGAGCAATACAAGGTGCGAATCGGTTGTCATCCGCAGGACCCGGGGATGCCACGCGGAAAGGGCTGGCGCGGCGTCGAAACCGTACTCGGGTCGGTGGACGGTCTGAAGCGCTTCGTCTCCATCAAGGAAAGCCCGTATCACGGCCTGAACTTCTGCCAGGGCACGGTGTCCGAGATGCTGGAGAAACCTGGCGAAGAGATCTTCGACGTCATCCGTTACTTCGGAACGCGCAAGAAGATCTTCAGCGTCCACTTCAGGAACATCGCGGGAGGTTTCCTGAACTTCCGCGAGACGTTCATCGACGACGGCGACGTGAACATGCTCGAGGCCATGCGCGTGTACAAGGAGGTCGGCTACGACGGCATGATGATGCCCGACCACGTGCCGCACGTCGAAGGCGACACCGGACAGGTGCAGGGCTTCGCCTTCGCGTTCGGGTACATCAAGGCGCTGATTGCGGCTGTGAATGCGGAGGGATGTTGA
- a CDS encoding amidohydrolase family protein, with product MHVHIGGHDEGTKILPRLVAYGITGVRDMASPVDEILRLRRETTDGTLVGPQIVAAGPILQRPLPFRTPPLVRTVTDADAKQVVDDLQAKGVDFIKVGDTLTRDAYFAVASEAKHLALPFAGHLPVSVTALEATQAGQRSIEHFGSAGFRNVLIACSSAEAGLTSEVRDALSRALAGGPSPDETLYRSDFLTRLVQTYDRRKAAALFSAFKKNGTWQVPTFGALRSVWDARRAQLNPDAAAATDIAAKKTVEMFADMRKAGVKVLAGSDLPASTGAPPALHDELVALVHAGMTPPEALQAATRNAAEFTGRLPDEGTVEVGKKANLVLLEADPLANIANTRRVAAVVLGGRLISGEELQKLR from the coding sequence ATGCACGTCCACATCGGTGGGCACGACGAAGGCACGAAGATCCTGCCTCGGCTGGTCGCATACGGCATCACTGGCGTACGGGATATGGCGTCGCCCGTCGACGAGATCCTTCGTCTTCGGCGCGAGACCACCGACGGCACCTTGGTTGGCCCCCAGATCGTCGCAGCCGGGCCAATCTTGCAGCGCCCATTGCCGTTCAGAACGCCGCCGCTCGTTCGAACGGTGACCGATGCGGACGCTAAGCAAGTTGTAGATGACTTGCAGGCGAAAGGCGTCGATTTCATCAAGGTCGGGGACACGCTCACCCGCGATGCCTATTTCGCGGTCGCGAGTGAAGCGAAGCACCTCGCTTTGCCGTTTGCCGGCCATCTCCCGGTGTCGGTGACGGCTCTCGAAGCCACACAGGCTGGGCAGCGAAGCATCGAGCACTTTGGAAGTGCTGGCTTCCGCAACGTGCTGATCGCCTGTTCCTCGGCCGAAGCGGGGTTGACGTCTGAGGTTCGGGACGCGCTCTCAAGGGCTCTGGCCGGCGGGCCCTCTCCGGACGAGACATTGTACCGGTCAGATTTTCTGACGAGACTTGTGCAGACCTACGACCGGCGCAAGGCAGCCGCGTTGTTCAGCGCGTTCAAGAAGAACGGCACGTGGCAGGTCCCAACGTTTGGCGCGCTCCGCAGCGTCTGGGATGCGCGCCGGGCTCAACTCAACCCCGACGCTGCCGCGGCCACGGACATCGCCGCGAAGAAGACGGTCGAGATGTTCGCCGATATGCGAAAGGCTGGAGTCAAGGTGTTGGCCGGAAGCGATCTGCCCGCCTCAACCGGAGCACCACCTGCCCTCCACGACGAGCTGGTGGCGTTGGTGCACGCCGGCATGACGCCTCCGGAAGCGCTGCAGGCGGCAACCCGGAACGCCGCTGAATTCACCGGGCGCCTTCCTGACGAGGGCACGGTTGAAGTGGGCAAGAAGGCCAACCTGGTCCTGCTCGAGGCGGACCCGTTGGCAAACATCGCCAACACGCGCCGCGTGGCGGCCGTCGTTCTGGGCGGACGGCTCATTTCGGGAGAGGAATTGCAGAAGCTCCGTTGA
- a CDS encoding alpha/beta fold hydrolase, whose translation MFPTTLAPSRLTLILTTLVALGPSLTAARGQACGSDIRPIEVNQTTLHYFECGEGEPIVFVHGTLGDLNVFRTQAQTFATRFRVISYSRRYHPPNAPPQAHDVDALSAQAADLGALVKELKATPAHLVAHSHGASVALALAVEHPELVRSLVLGEPPVLSLLSRTAVGEATRQSALRQVIEPARKALESGNREEGLRLFAGPGSFDNFPPSVRKELVEKQAPALRLHLTEMSALMPPFDCGDLGKLKLPTLLVTGERSPAMFLLITAELEGCLEGESHVMVPEAGHGMHSDNPTFYNQTVLAFLQRR comes from the coding sequence ATGTTTCCGACGACACTCGCACCCTCCCGTCTCACGCTGATCCTGACGACGCTCGTCGCGCTCGGCCCTTCCCTCACGGCCGCACGAGGTCAAGCGTGTGGCTCCGATATCCGCCCTATCGAGGTCAATCAGACCACGCTCCACTACTTCGAGTGCGGCGAGGGTGAGCCGATCGTGTTCGTTCACGGCACCCTCGGGGATCTGAACGTGTTCCGAACACAGGCGCAAACCTTCGCAACTCGCTTCCGGGTCATCTCCTACAGCCGGCGATATCACCCGCCCAACGCTCCACCTCAGGCTCACGATGTCGATGCGCTGAGCGCTCAAGCGGCCGACCTTGGAGCGCTGGTAAAGGAACTGAAGGCCACTCCAGCACATCTCGTTGCGCACTCCCACGGCGCGTCCGTCGCGCTCGCGCTGGCAGTGGAACATCCCGAACTCGTCCGCAGCCTCGTTCTCGGCGAGCCGCCCGTCCTCTCTCTCCTCTCTCGCACGGCCGTGGGAGAAGCCACGAGGCAGTCGGCGCTCAGACAGGTCATCGAGCCAGCGCGGAAAGCGTTGGAGAGCGGGAATCGCGAGGAAGGTCTGCGACTATTCGCCGGACCTGGCTCCTTCGACAACTTCCCACCATCCGTACGAAAGGAGTTGGTGGAAAAGCAGGCGCCAGCGCTCCGATTGCACCTGACCGAGATGTCCGCCCTCATGCCTCCCTTCGACTGTGGGGATCTGGGGAAGTTGAAGCTCCCGACGCTCCTGGTGACGGGAGAGCGAAGTCCGGCGATGTTCCTCCTCATCACGGCGGAACTCGAAGGCTGCCTCGAAGGTGAGTCGCACGTGATGGTGCCGGAGGCAGGACATGGGATGCACAGCGACAATCCCACCTTCTACAATCAGACTGTCCTGGCGTTCCTGCAGCGACGCTAG
- a CDS encoding laminin B domain-containing protein → MPPTRSTAIAAGVLACLLGGRAPLRSQERTLIAHDFEGPTHGWLVSGDTGAAEPQVHASDGHPGGYISYADEALGETWYFRAPDCVLRALSAAEHGTLSYNLKQSADVVGIVEDDVVIVGPAGRLSFRFPTSPGTTWTPFSVTLAAGSGWRWNWNRPASEEQIHSVLANPTSLEIRGEYHTGPDEGGLDTVVLTAGGVSPRP, encoded by the coding sequence ATGCCTCCCACTCGATCGACCGCCATCGCCGCTGGCGTCCTCGCTTGCCTCCTCGGCGGCCGCGCGCCGCTGCGCTCGCAGGAACGCACGCTCATCGCCCATGATTTCGAAGGACCAACGCACGGATGGCTCGTGTCCGGAGACACGGGTGCCGCCGAGCCTCAGGTCCACGCGTCAGACGGTCATCCAGGTGGCTATATCTCGTATGCCGACGAGGCATTGGGCGAGACGTGGTACTTCAGGGCGCCCGACTGCGTGCTGCGTGCGCTGTCGGCGGCCGAACACGGCACGCTCAGCTACAACCTCAAGCAGTCGGCGGATGTCGTGGGGATCGTCGAGGACGATGTCGTCATCGTCGGGCCGGCGGGCCGGCTCTCCTTCCGGTTCCCGACGTCGCCCGGCACAACGTGGACGCCCTTTTCGGTGACCCTTGCGGCGGGGAGTGGCTGGCGTTGGAACTGGAACAGGCCGGCCAGCGAGGAGCAGATCCACAGCGTGCTCGCCAACCCGACGAGCCTCGAGATTCGCGGCGAGTATCACACCGGACCCGACGAGGGCGGCCTCGACACGGTCGTGCTCACGGCCGGCGGGGTGAGCCCGCGACCATAG
- the msrA gene encoding peptide-methionine (S)-S-oxide reductase MsrA, translating to MFTMRHFIRWMPVLLLALAGLVMLAGSPTALGLAAEKAIVIPPPAADEAAGQKSSDVAVLAGGCFWGVQGVYQHLKGVTAAVSGYAGGQKNTAEYETVSRGGSGHAEAVQITFDPRQVSYGRLLQVFFSVAHDPTQLNRQGPDVGTQYRSAIFPANPAQDRIARAYIGQLNQARVFKAPIVTTIEPDRLFFQAESYHQDFLMKNPRHPYIVINDLPKLDELKKVFPDLYRSAPVLVSSR from the coding sequence ATGTTCACGATGCGTCACTTCATTCGCTGGATGCCTGTGCTCCTGCTGGCACTGGCAGGCTTGGTCATGTTGGCGGGATCGCCTACCGCGCTCGGTCTGGCAGCCGAGAAGGCCATCGTGATTCCTCCCCCGGCCGCCGACGAAGCCGCGGGCCAGAAGTCATCCGACGTCGCCGTGTTGGCCGGCGGGTGCTTCTGGGGGGTGCAAGGCGTCTATCAGCACCTCAAAGGGGTAACCGCCGCGGTGTCGGGCTACGCGGGCGGCCAGAAGAACACCGCGGAGTATGAGACCGTCAGCCGCGGTGGCAGCGGCCATGCAGAGGCCGTCCAGATTACGTTCGATCCCCGACAGGTGAGCTACGGACGGCTGCTGCAGGTCTTCTTCTCGGTCGCACACGATCCGACCCAGCTGAATCGCCAGGGACCTGACGTCGGCACGCAGTACCGGTCCGCAATCTTCCCCGCCAATCCAGCACAGGACAGGATCGCTCGGGCGTACATCGGGCAGTTGAATCAGGCCCGTGTGTTCAAGGCGCCGATCGTCACGACAATCGAGCCGGACCGCCTGTTCTTCCAAGCCGAGAGCTACCATCAGGATTTTCTGATGAAGAATCCGCGGCACCCGTACATCGTCATCAACGACCTCCCGAAGCTCGACGAGCTCAAGAAGGTGTTCCCGGATCTGTATCGATCGGCGCCCGTGCTCGTGAGCTCGCGTTAG